In Kwoniella shivajii chromosome 9, complete sequence, one genomic interval encodes:
- a CDS encoding mitochondrial distribution and morphology protein 34, with product MSFVFPSWSTAFSPAFHEDAKAMLEGALNKGNKPPVIQGRIEVVELSMGKEPPTLTLLEIGDLSLDRFRGILRLGYSGDAWLEVRCRVQANPLSHNPNLSSSSTLPLSTPLLASQPLLVPMTLRLSKLHLRAILILVVSASKGITLVFKNDPLQNVDVSSTFDSVEVIRGYLQQEIEGQLREMFREDLPGIIHRLSQRWFHGTGVGGKVETPYRDNISNSDPTTNMINSIQEEENQDDDDQNQHHQDPFNGNSESQQMFQPVNNNSNISNTQEKPLTPRRQALYRTMRNRRPSNSISESPTSYTTFPDIEDYDPTYGLRPEGVPTHSGYEAFGRLWEKSREGGNRGLGSLMSMPIQHEDDDQDQGDFSDPDGEIDDYDDEEDEIRSFDMVEMDDVLQSISTPLRKTRRQSMISSLGSRYNDEKNAEWETFPAVGGGVITRPRVYHSQSLIRAPSEAGGGAMPSPAGTATGVSVTARASSIGGASSTIGSFRMRPFAPSTPGIGLRSPALSQAGPSSLRRMVTSRSDVFLSSAAQGLHSIPRSETFSALAPNSYNRPGQRSSLPVSRRKSNIGGGTSSAARTSGSSWDTGTGPSRSNTLSTNPTSILPSSSIASSSKPMSISSKPMLNRPRVSSMSGSPGNGNSFPPRNIGPGGITLPLNNSVSQLATLSHSAHTLSPYARGHEHIAVRSFPYLGRTSTNPNVPSITSIGNVLPNDGVVVKAKRKRIHQLNTSKVSNNDQEDTTRKSNSHNQRQSDIDEIDHPIRYQNQTQSQNQRPNSYISRDGSVSDVSRNIGLTSLNQGMAMKKGIAMGMSTSKRPNMKRNPDSRTSYGFPHL from the exons atgtcttTTGTCTTCCCTTCTTGGTCCACGGCGTTCTCGCCTGCCTTTCATGAAGATGCCAAAGCTATGTTGGAGGGCGCTCTTAACAAG GGAAACAAACCACCTGTCATCCAAGGAAGGATCGAAGTGGTAGAATTGAGTATGGGtaaagag CCTCCGACACTTACTTTACTTGAAATTGGAGATTTATCACTGGATCGATTTCGAGGAATATTGAGACTGGGTTATTCTGGAGATGCATGGTTGGAAGTTAGATGTCGAGTTCAAGCTAATCCATTATCACATAATCCtaatttatcatcatcgtccacACTTCCATTATCAACGCCTTTACTTGCTTCTCAACCATTATTGGTACCTATGACATTGAGATTATCTAAACTTCATTTAAGAGCGATATTGATACTTGTCGTATCTGCTTCAAAGGGAATTACATTGGTTTTCAAGAATGATCCATTACAGAATGTTGATGTTTCATCTACATTCGATTCGGTCGAAGTTATAAGAGGTTATCTTCAACAGGAAATTGAAGGTCAACTAAGAGAAATGTTTAGAGAAGATTTACCTGGTATCATACACAGATTAAGTCAAAGATGGTTTCATGGTACGggtgtaggaggtaaagtCGAAACTCCTTACAGAGATAAtatatcaaattcagatcCAACAACCAATATGATAAATTcaattcaagaagaagaaaatcaagatgatgacgatcaaaatcaacatcatcaagatccaTTTAATGGTAATTCCGAATCTCAACAAATGTTCCAACCAGTCAATAATAATAGTAATATATCTAATACACAAGAAAAACCTCTGACACCAAGACGTCAAGCTTTATATCGAACAATGAGGAATCGTAGACCCAGTAATTCAATCTCAGAATCACCAACTAGTTATACAACTTTTCCTGATATAGAAGATTACGATCCGACATATGGACTAAGACCTGAAGGTGTACCTACCCATAGTGGATATGAAGCATTTGGTAGATTATGGGAAAAAtcaagagaaggtggaaataGAGGTTTAGGTTCTTTAATGTCCATGCCAATtcaacatgaagatgatgatcaagatcaaggtgattttAGTGATCCCGACggtgaaattgatgattatgatgatgaagaagatgaaattagATCTTTTGAcatggtggaaatggatgatgtcTTACAATCGATTTCGACCCCACTGAGGAAAACCAGAAGACAATCTATGATCTCATCACTTGGTTCAAGATATAATGATGAGAAAAATGCTGAATGGGAAACATTCCCTGCTGTTGGAGGAGGAGTGATCACGAGACCAAGAGTATATCATTCTCAATCGCTCATAAGAGCTCCATCAGAAGCTGGTGGAGGAGCGATGCCGAGTCCTGCTGGAACTGCTACTGGTGTAAGTGTCACTGCCAGAGCTAGCTCGATTGGTGGAGCATCGTCAACAATAGGA AGCTTCAGAATGCGCCCGTTCGCACCTTCTACTCCTGGTATAGGTCTTCGCTCGCCTGCTCTTTCCCAAGCGGGGCCATCGAGTCTGCGTCGGATGGTAACTTCTCGATCCGATGtcttcctctcttctgcTGCGCAAGGTCTTCACTCGATACCTCGCTCGGAGACTTTCTCAGCCTTAGCACCAAATTCATACAACAGGCCAGGACAGCGTTCGTCTTTGCCTGTGTCAAGGAGAAAATCTAATATTGGTGGTGGaacatcttcagcagctagAACTTCCGGTTCTTCTTGGGATACCG gtactggaccatcaagatcaaatacattATCGACTAATCCAACTTCGatattaccttcttcttcaatagcttCGTCATCAAAACCAATGTCAATAAGCTCAAAACCCATGTTAAACAGACCAAGAGTATCTTCCATGTCAGGTAGTCCTGGAAACGGTAATTCGTTCCCGCCACGTAATATTGGTCCGGGAGGTATCACTTTACCGTTGAACAATTCAGTCTCACAACTAGCGACTTTATCACATTCGGCACACACTTTATCACCTTATGCTAGAGGACATGAACATATCGCTGTAAGATCTTTCCCTTATTTAGGTAGGACATCAACGAATCCAAATGTACCTTCTATCACTTCGATAGGAAATGTTCTTCCAAATGATGGCGTGGTAGTAAAAGCtaaaagaaagagaatacATCAACTGAATACTTCTAAGGTATCAAATAACGATCAAGAAGATACTACAAGGAAATCTAATTCACATAATCAACGACAAAGTGATATTGACGAAATTGATCATCCAATCagatatcaaaatcaaaccCAAAGTCAAAACCAAAGACCAAATTCGTATATTAGTAGAGATGGTAGTGTAAGTGATGTAAGTAGGAATATCGGTTTGACATCATTGAATCAAGGAATGGCAATGAAAAAAGGAATAGCAATGGGAATGTCAACGAGTAAAAGACCAAATATGAAAAGGAATCCTGATTCTAGAACCTCATATGGATTCCCGCATTTATAG